The following proteins are co-located in the Acidimicrobiales bacterium genome:
- a CDS encoding molybdopterin-dependent oxidoreductase, producing MPSRSTPTAPSGPLSALAGFAAAACALAVGELPTAIAGQRVGLVAAVANEFVDRFAASLKDLAVALFGQNDKVALVVGVVVASLTLGAILGLVARHRFWIATLGFVGFGVIGFGSLATDPSSGVGWALGSATVAVATGIGVLAAAHRTSPAATSETSRWGPGDDPTMTAPARRQFLVVAGMLGAASVTGVAGRVLRGRGSIEAERSALELPEPVRSTPTTAPTGTLTQVEGISPYLTPNDAFYRIDTALGIPQVAADTWRLQVHGLVDRPYELTLEEILDMDLVEETVTIACVSNEVGGDLVGNARWLGVPLGALLERAGVDPEGTQVVGRSTDGFTVGFPTEIALDGRVAMVAVGMNGEPLPAAHGYPARLIVAGLYGYVSATKWLSEIELTRFEDFDAYWIPRGWSKEAPIKTQSRIDVPRSGAEVDPGPTAVAGVAWAPIEGIAAVEVQVDDGRWRPAELSDADSGNTWRQWVHRWDATPGAHTVRVRATDASGDTQTPEERPPRPDGATGYHEVQVRVRA from the coding sequence GTGCCATCCCGGTCGACACCCACCGCCCCCTCGGGGCCGCTGTCCGCCCTCGCCGGCTTCGCGGCGGCCGCCTGTGCCCTGGCGGTCGGCGAGCTGCCCACTGCGATCGCCGGGCAGCGGGTGGGGCTCGTCGCCGCGGTGGCCAACGAGTTCGTCGACCGGTTCGCGGCGTCGCTCAAGGACCTCGCCGTCGCGCTGTTCGGACAGAACGACAAGGTCGCCCTGGTAGTCGGCGTTGTGGTCGCCAGTCTGACGCTCGGCGCGATCCTCGGCCTCGTCGCCCGCCACCGCTTCTGGATCGCCACGCTGGGATTCGTCGGCTTCGGCGTGATCGGGTTCGGCTCCCTCGCCACCGATCCATCCTCGGGCGTGGGGTGGGCGCTGGGATCGGCGACCGTCGCCGTCGCTACCGGGATCGGTGTGCTGGCGGCCGCGCACAGGACCTCACCCGCCGCGACGAGCGAGACATCTCGGTGGGGTCCGGGTGACGACCCCACGATGACGGCGCCTGCTCGACGTCAGTTCCTGGTGGTGGCCGGAATGCTCGGCGCGGCCTCGGTCACCGGCGTCGCGGGTCGAGTGCTCAGGGGCCGGGGTTCGATCGAGGCCGAGCGATCGGCACTGGAGCTCCCGGAACCGGTCCGCTCAACGCCGACGACCGCCCCCACCGGAACCCTGACGCAGGTGGAGGGCATCAGCCCGTACCTGACCCCGAACGACGCGTTCTACCGGATCGACACTGCACTCGGGATCCCGCAGGTGGCCGCCGACACCTGGCGGCTGCAGGTGCACGGACTGGTCGACCGACCCTACGAGCTGACGCTGGAGGAGATCCTCGACATGGACCTGGTCGAGGAGACGGTCACCATCGCCTGCGTGTCGAACGAGGTTGGCGGAGACCTGGTGGGCAACGCCCGCTGGCTCGGCGTGCCCCTCGGCGCGCTGCTCGAACGAGCCGGGGTCGATCCGGAGGGCACCCAGGTCGTTGGTCGATCCACCGACGGGTTCACCGTCGGGTTTCCCACCGAGATCGCGCTCGATGGTCGGGTCGCCATGGTGGCGGTGGGCATGAACGGCGAGCCGCTACCGGCCGCTCACGGCTATCCGGCCCGGCTCATCGTCGCCGGCCTGTACGGCTACGTCTCGGCCACCAAGTGGCTGAGCGAGATCGAGCTGACTCGCTTCGAGGACTTCGACGCCTACTGGATCCCCCGCGGATGGTCCAAGGAGGCACCCATCAAGACCCAGTCGCGGATCGACGTGCCCCGCTCGGGAGCAGAGGTCGATCCCGGCCCGACGGCGGTGGCCGGCGTGGCGTGGGCCCCGATCGAGGGCATCGCCGCGGTCGAGGTGCAGGTCGACGACGGTCGGTGGCGCCCAGCCGAGCTGAGCGACGCCGACTCGGGGAACACCTGGCGCCAGTGGGTGCATCGCTGGGACGCCACGCCCGGCGCCCACACCGTCCGCGTCCGCGCCACCGACGCCTCCGGCGACACCCAGACCCCCGAGGAGCGGCCACCCCGCCCCGACGGTGCAACCGGCTACCACGAGGTCCAGGTCCGGGTTCGGGCCTGA
- a CDS encoding nitroreductase family deazaflavin-dependent oxidoreductase — MPLHGEYEPSPVGWVRDQVAEYEASGGERANTLRDTGLAVIILTTRGNKSGKLRKSPLMRVEHDGEYALVASMGGRPTNPVWYHNLVADPTAAMIQDGPEPFDVTVREVTGDEKATWWERAVAAFAPYAEYQAKTDRIIPVLVATPRG; from the coding sequence ATGCCACTGCACGGAGAGTACGAACCGAGCCCGGTCGGATGGGTCCGCGACCAGGTCGCCGAGTACGAGGCCTCGGGGGGCGAGCGAGCCAACACGCTCCGCGACACCGGTCTGGCGGTGATCATCCTCACCACCAGGGGCAACAAGTCCGGCAAGCTCCGAAAGTCGCCCCTGATGCGGGTCGAGCACGATGGCGAGTACGCCCTCGTGGCGTCGATGGGCGGCCGCCCCACCAACCCCGTCTGGTACCACAACCTCGTCGCCGACCCGACGGCGGCAATGATCCAGGACGGGCCCGAGCCCTTCGACGTCACGGTTCGTGAGGTGACCGGTGACGAGAAGGCCACGTGGTGGGAGCGAGCGGTCGCCGCCTTCGCGCCCTACGCGGAGTACCAGGCGAAGACCGACCGGATCATCCCCGTGCTGGTCGCGACGCCGCGGGGCTGA
- a CDS encoding SCO1664 family protein, giving the protein MTEQPDALLTEGDIEVVGRMPWSSNATMLVTLTDGEHEARAVYKPGRGERPLHDFPSGIFVREIAAYELSRWLGWDLVPATVLRRDAPLGPGSLQRFVEADFEAHYFTLYEDEDHHDQLRRMCLFDLLCNNTDRKGGHCLLDASSHIWAIDNGLSFHHQFKLRTVIWDFAGEAIPEDLLTDVARLHEDGPPPALVPLLDALELDALTARAGAILAEPCFPVDTTGYRYPWPPI; this is encoded by the coding sequence GTGACCGAACAGCCCGATGCCCTGCTCACCGAGGGCGACATCGAGGTCGTCGGCCGCATGCCCTGGTCGTCGAACGCGACCATGCTGGTCACCCTCACCGACGGCGAGCACGAGGCCAGGGCGGTCTACAAGCCAGGGCGGGGTGAACGGCCGCTGCACGACTTCCCGTCGGGCATCTTCGTGCGGGAGATCGCCGCCTACGAGCTGTCCCGGTGGCTGGGCTGGGACCTCGTGCCGGCAACGGTGCTGCGACGCGACGCCCCGCTCGGCCCCGGCTCACTGCAACGCTTCGTCGAGGCCGACTTCGAGGCGCACTACTTCACCCTCTACGAGGACGAGGACCACCACGACCAGTTGCGCCGCATGTGCCTGTTCGACCTGTTGTGCAACAACACCGACCGCAAGGGCGGCCACTGCTTGCTCGATGCCAGCAGCCACATCTGGGCCATCGACAACGGCCTGTCGTTCCACCACCAGTTCAAGCTGCGCACGGTCATCTGGGACTTCGCCGGCGAGGCGATCCCCGAGGATCTGCTCACCGACGTCGCCCGCCTGCACGAGGACGGCCCACCTCCGGCGCTGGTCCCCCTCCTCGACGCCCTCGAGCTCGACGCGCTGACGGCCCGGGCGGGAGCGATCCTCGCCGAACCCTGCTTCCCGGTCGACACGACCGGCTACCGCTATCCCTGGCCGCCGATCTGA
- a CDS encoding DUF3090 family protein, which translates to MSRSFHLTDPTHFTAGTVGTPGRRTFFLQADDGGEVVTFKVEKQQVAALAEYLAGVLADLPAVPEPVPAAPELIEPAESEWTVGSIGIAVDEDADRIILVVHELDTDSDDDEQEGSDEVAELLAELTGLDVEDDEDDDVDDLDDVFDEDSDGAIARLRLTRAQVAAFVVRAGELMSAGRPLCPFCGLPSDPEGHFCPRAN; encoded by the coding sequence ATGTCCCGCTCGTTTCATCTCACCGATCCCACCCACTTCACCGCCGGCACCGTCGGCACACCCGGCCGGCGCACGTTCTTCCTGCAGGCCGACGACGGTGGCGAGGTGGTGACCTTCAAGGTCGAGAAGCAGCAGGTGGCGGCTCTGGCCGAGTACCTGGCCGGAGTGCTGGCGGATCTGCCGGCGGTTCCCGAACCGGTCCCAGCCGCCCCCGAGCTCATCGAGCCGGCCGAGTCCGAGTGGACCGTCGGCAGCATCGGCATCGCGGTCGACGAGGACGCCGACCGGATCATCCTCGTCGTCCACGAGCTCGACACCGACTCCGACGATGACGAACAAGAGGGATCCGACGAGGTCGCCGAGCTCCTGGCCGAGCTCACCGGCCTCGATGTCGAGGACGACGAGGACGACGACGTCGACGACCTCGACGACGTGTTCGACGAGGACTCCGACGGCGCCATCGCCCGGCTCCGGCTCACCCGAGCCCAGGTTGCCGCCTTCGTGGTTCGCGCCGGCGAACTGATGTCGGCGGGTCGGCCGCTCTGCCCGTTCTGTGGGCTGCCGTCGGATCCCGAGGGCCACTTCTGCCCGAGGGCCAACTGA
- a CDS encoding MSMEG_4193 family putative phosphomutase: MPRRRTPPPALVLLVRHGQTPSTGTVLPGRTPGLHLSDQGRSQAEAVARRITAMKKVAAVYASPLERTRETAAPIARELGMRVRRDKGLLECDFGDWTGRDLKDLAKLPEWKTVQQAPSRFRFPGGESFAEMQLRVTTTVQRLAGLHRGETVVVVSHADPIKAVVNEATGAHLDAFQRLVVSPCSVTALLVGDRSTTVLTVNNLGDDLTTMRPS, encoded by the coding sequence ATGCCCCGCCGCCGAACACCACCACCCGCACTCGTGCTGCTGGTGCGTCACGGCCAGACCCCATCCACCGGCACCGTGCTCCCCGGACGCACGCCCGGCCTCCACCTCTCCGACCAGGGCAGATCCCAGGCCGAAGCAGTGGCGCGACGCATCACCGCGATGAAGAAGGTGGCTGCGGTCTACGCCTCGCCGCTCGAGCGAACCCGCGAGACGGCGGCACCCATCGCCAGGGAGCTCGGGATGCGCGTCCGCCGCGACAAGGGGCTTCTCGAGTGCGATTTCGGCGACTGGACCGGCCGCGACCTGAAGGACCTGGCCAAGCTTCCCGAGTGGAAGACGGTGCAGCAGGCACCGAGCCGGTTCCGGTTCCCCGGCGGCGAGTCCTTCGCCGAGATGCAGCTTCGGGTCACCACCACCGTCCAGCGCCTCGCCGGCCTCCATCGGGGCGAGACCGTCGTGGTGGTGTCGCACGCCGATCCCATCAAGGCCGTGGTCAACGAGGCCACCGGAGCCCATCTCGATGCGTTCCAACGGCTGGTGGTGTCCCCCTGCTCGGTGACCGCGCTGCTTGTCGGCGACCGATCCACGACCGTGCTCACCGTCAACAACCTCGGCGATGACCTGACCACGATGCGACCGTCTTGA
- a CDS encoding uracil-DNA glycosylase produces the protein MDSAQPASPGDRRELLARLEEEIVACRACPRLVEWRERVATEKRAAFADESYWGRPVPGFGDPDASVVIVGLAPAAHGANRTGRMFTGDRSGEWLYRALWRAGFANQPQSLHRGDGMELTGAWITAPVRCAPPANKPTPIERDTCRPFIERELALLGSARVFVALGSFGYQAVANLLGVRPRPRFAHGLEVSVDERRWVLCSYHVSQQNTFTGRLTEAMLDDVFARARALAGLAPVEPPA, from the coding sequence GTGGATTCGGCCCAACCTGCCAGCCCCGGCGACCGGCGGGAGCTCCTCGCCCGGCTCGAGGAGGAGATCGTGGCCTGTCGGGCCTGCCCGCGCCTGGTCGAGTGGCGCGAACGTGTGGCCACCGAGAAGCGGGCCGCCTTTGCCGATGAGTCGTACTGGGGCCGTCCGGTCCCGGGGTTCGGAGACCCCGACGCCTCGGTGGTGATCGTGGGGCTCGCCCCCGCCGCCCACGGTGCGAACCGCACCGGACGGATGTTCACCGGGGACCGGTCCGGCGAGTGGCTGTATCGCGCCCTGTGGCGGGCGGGATTCGCGAACCAGCCACAGAGCCTCCACCGCGGCGACGGCATGGAACTGACCGGCGCCTGGATCACCGCACCGGTGCGGTGCGCTCCTCCGGCCAACAAGCCGACCCCCATCGAGCGCGACACCTGCCGCCCCTTCATCGAACGAGAGCTCGCCTTGTTGGGTTCGGCGCGGGTCTTCGTCGCACTGGGTTCGTTCGGCTACCAGGCGGTCGCCAACCTGCTCGGGGTCCGCCCTCGTCCCCGCTTCGCCCACGGGCTCGAGGTGTCGGTCGACGAGCGGCGCTGGGTCCTGTGCTCCTATCACGTGAGCCAGCAGAACACCTTCACCGGGCGCCTCACCGAGGCGATGCTCGACGATGTCTTCGCCCGGGCACGAGCGCTCGCCGGCCTCGCGCCCGTCGAGCCCCCTGCGTGA
- a CDS encoding Coenzyme F420 hydrogenase/dehydrogenase, beta subunit C-terminal domain → MSDTATGTKPKRERWTHQWKELYEEVVTSGLCTGCAGCVIACPHEVIGYNHEAGHYKPFHLEDELGPTDCVHGQKGCTSCTRACPRFRAWEPQADEHLFARVREADEPAGIYQDILLTRASDDMVHQMGQDGGLVSAILIWALDEGYIDGALTSFVERGEDTANTWKAVPGLATSKDEILESAGSRYTYSANTLAMKQAKERGIDKLALVGMSCQSSVPPVMWSRKVGKTGKPFIFNIGLLCSKTFDDSIFEELFWAKYGLSKSEMVKMNIKGVFQIWMRDGSYHEVPLKECHAWTREGCTHCPDFAAEHADISTGGIGENNDWTLTIVRTELGREVISRMISAGAIEARPGDSDPGAISLMNKLATKSRERWPDWAAPEAKVGIGTKAAAAS, encoded by the coding sequence ATGAGCGACACCGCGACCGGGACCAAGCCCAAGCGCGAACGCTGGACGCACCAGTGGAAGGAGCTCTACGAGGAGGTCGTCACCTCCGGGCTGTGCACCGGTTGCGCGGGGTGCGTGATCGCCTGCCCCCACGAGGTCATCGGCTACAACCACGAAGCCGGCCACTACAAGCCCTTCCACCTCGAGGACGAGCTCGGCCCCACCGATTGCGTCCACGGCCAGAAGGGCTGTACGTCCTGCACCAGGGCCTGCCCCCGGTTCCGGGCCTGGGAGCCCCAGGCCGACGAGCACCTCTTTGCACGGGTCCGCGAGGCCGACGAGCCTGCGGGCATCTACCAGGACATCTTGCTCACCCGGGCCTCCGACGACATGGTCCATCAGATGGGACAAGATGGCGGCCTCGTCTCGGCGATCTTGATCTGGGCCCTCGACGAGGGCTACATCGACGGCGCCCTCACCTCGTTCGTCGAACGGGGCGAGGACACCGCCAACACCTGGAAGGCCGTCCCGGGCTTGGCCACCTCCAAGGACGAGATCCTCGAGAGCGCTGGCAGCCGCTACACCTACTCGGCGAACACCCTGGCGATGAAGCAGGCCAAGGAGCGCGGGATCGACAAGCTGGCACTGGTGGGGATGAGCTGCCAGTCGTCGGTGCCGCCGGTGATGTGGAGCCGCAAGGTCGGCAAGACCGGGAAGCCGTTCATCTTCAACATCGGGCTGCTGTGCTCGAAGACCTTCGATGACTCGATCTTCGAGGAGTTGTTCTGGGCCAAGTACGGACTGTCGAAGTCCGAGATGGTCAAGATGAACATCAAGGGTGTGTTCCAGATCTGGATGCGCGACGGTTCCTATCACGAGGTGCCGCTCAAGGAGTGCCACGCCTGGACCCGCGAAGGGTGCACCCACTGCCCCGACTTCGCGGCCGAGCACGCCGACATCTCCACCGGAGGTATCGGGGAGAACAACGACTGGACACTCACCATCGTGCGCACCGAGCTCGGCCGCGAGGTCATCAGTCGCATGATCTCGGCCGGGGCCATCGAGGCCCGCCCCGGCGACAGCGACCCGGGGGCCATCTCGCTGATGAACAAGCTGGCGACCAAGAGCCGCGAGCGCTGGCCCGACTGGGCCGCCCCCGAGGCCAAGGTCGGCATCGGTACCAAGGCCGCCGCCGCCAGCTGA